A section of the Neorhizobium galegae bv. orientalis str. HAMBI 540 genome encodes:
- a CDS encoding N-formylglutamate amidohydrolase — translation MQDFIPFEIIEGDYDSGMVLLADHAMNRLPASYGSLGLPESAFHRHIAFDIGVEGLTRQLAAMLNVPAVLGCFSRLLIDPNRGEDDPTLIMKISDGAIIPGNHPITQEEWDFRLDTYHRPYHRAVERTIAKAASPGRAPLVLSLHSFTPFWKGVARPWHAAVLWDSDDRAVTPLLHLLGEPGDIVVGDNEPYDGALKGDTMYRHCMMSGIPHALLEVRQDLIGDETGITAWVERLAPVFKRLNADPTLHEYRIFPSRTGPYPV, via the coding sequence ATGCAGGACTTCATTCCTTTCGAGATCATAGAAGGCGATTATGACAGCGGCATGGTGCTGCTCGCCGACCATGCGATGAACCGCCTGCCCGCTTCCTATGGCAGCCTCGGTCTTCCGGAGAGCGCCTTCCACCGCCATATCGCCTTCGACATCGGCGTCGAGGGGCTGACCCGGCAGCTCGCGGCGATGCTGAACGTGCCGGCCGTGCTCGGCTGTTTCTCCCGCCTGCTGATCGATCCGAACCGCGGCGAGGACGATCCGACCCTGATCATGAAGATTTCCGACGGGGCGATCATTCCCGGCAATCATCCTATCACGCAGGAAGAATGGGATTTCCGCCTCGATACCTATCACCGGCCCTATCACCGGGCCGTCGAGCGCACCATCGCCAAGGCAGCCAGCCCGGGTCGCGCGCCGCTCGTCCTGTCGCTGCATTCCTTCACGCCGTTCTGGAAGGGCGTCGCCCGCCCCTGGCACGCGGCCGTGCTCTGGGACAGCGACGATCGCGCCGTGACGCCCCTCCTGCACCTGCTTGGCGAACCTGGCGACATCGTCGTCGGCGACAACGAGCCCTATGACGGCGCGCTCAAAGGTGACACCATGTACCGGCACTGCATGATGTCGGGAATTCCGCACGCGCTTCTCGAGGTCCGCCAGGACCTGATCGGCGACGAGACCGGCATCACCGCCTGGGTGGAAAGGCTGGCGCCGGTCTTCAAGAGGCTCAACGCCGACCCCACATTGCATGAATACAGGATCTTTCCCTCGCGCACCGGCCCCTATCCGGTCTGA
- a CDS encoding DUF882 domain-containing protein yields MPDQYAKETPSGEKRRGGKVGLFAGLTKCVAAVALLVLMALPVLSVSASDAAAQEKSLKLYFVHTGEKAVITFKRNGKFDPKGLAQINQFLRDWRRNEPARMDPRLFDLVWEVYRRSGASDYIHVVSAYRSPTTNNMLRTRSRYTGVAKNSQHMLGKAMDFYIPGVKLSTLRGLAMQMQVGGVGYYPTSGSPFVHLDVGGVRAWPRMTRQELVQIFPNGNTIHLPADGKPLPGYEAAMVDYKRRVGSDSIQIASTAGAGIRGDGSERKRQPNLLAFLFGGGGADEEEDNAENTAPAVAKRGAPAAKPAADDDEGEAPVAVASASPLTGQAQAPAQAQTIAAPVPLSRPAFRSDAGGLATALYSPARNPAQEALALQASAPAQPGGETFADLSAYNIPVPTLLGPRGFKGDAESGVMTASVGPMRAQEDVASVPLPGQRPNIAAAAPAAKAEEQQELTPALVAALAQSVEPRPAAVPSGPVASAQPAPTQPAAAMAAAPMPAQKPVETASASPKVIHSNKGAQFGDGFDTPRSPVSASTSALPIPAKGGRAPASASQTASGGALTGDVLAKWALNNNRAGAAASMKAPRVVSRTLNNEYSAGYSGGGFRPVAATVAIDPNRFSGPNN; encoded by the coding sequence AAACGCCTTCGGGTGAGAAGAGGCGCGGCGGCAAAGTCGGGCTTTTTGCCGGCCTCACCAAATGCGTTGCGGCCGTCGCCCTGTTGGTGCTGATGGCTCTGCCCGTGCTTTCGGTCTCCGCAAGTGACGCCGCCGCACAGGAAAAGAGCCTCAAACTTTATTTCGTCCATACCGGCGAAAAAGCCGTCATCACCTTCAAGCGCAATGGCAAGTTTGATCCCAAGGGCCTCGCCCAGATCAACCAGTTCCTGCGTGACTGGCGACGCAACGAGCCGGCGCGGATGGACCCGCGGCTCTTCGATCTCGTCTGGGAAGTCTATCGCCGTTCCGGCGCTTCCGACTACATCCATGTGGTCTCGGCCTATCGTTCTCCCACCACCAACAACATGCTGCGCACCCGTTCGCGCTACACCGGTGTCGCCAAGAACAGCCAGCACATGCTCGGCAAGGCCATGGACTTCTACATTCCGGGCGTGAAGCTTTCGACGCTGCGCGGGCTCGCCATGCAGATGCAGGTCGGCGGCGTTGGCTATTATCCGACTTCGGGTTCGCCCTTCGTGCATCTCGATGTCGGCGGCGTGCGCGCCTGGCCGCGGATGACGCGCCAGGAACTGGTGCAGATATTCCCGAACGGCAACACGATCCATCTTCCCGCCGACGGCAAGCCGCTTCCCGGCTACGAAGCGGCGATGGTGGATTACAAGCGGCGCGTCGGTTCCGATTCGATCCAGATCGCCAGCACCGCCGGTGCCGGCATCCGCGGCGACGGCTCGGAACGGAAGCGGCAGCCGAACCTGCTGGCCTTTCTGTTCGGCGGCGGTGGTGCCGACGAGGAGGAGGACAACGCGGAAAACACGGCTCCGGCCGTGGCGAAGCGTGGGGCTCCGGCTGCCAAGCCCGCTGCAGACGACGACGAGGGCGAAGCGCCCGTCGCGGTTGCCTCGGCGTCGCCTTTGACAGGCCAGGCGCAGGCTCCGGCACAGGCGCAGACGATCGCAGCGCCCGTACCGCTTTCGCGCCCGGCTTTCCGTTCGGATGCGGGTGGGCTTGCGACGGCGCTCTATTCTCCGGCGCGTAACCCGGCCCAGGAAGCGCTTGCCCTGCAGGCGTCGGCCCCCGCCCAGCCCGGCGGCGAAACCTTCGCCGATCTTTCCGCCTATAATATTCCGGTCCCGACGCTGCTCGGACCGCGCGGCTTCAAAGGTGACGCGGAAAGCGGCGTGATGACCGCATCCGTTGGCCCGATGCGCGCTCAAGAGGATGTCGCGTCCGTACCGCTTCCCGGCCAGCGTCCGAATATTGCCGCTGCGGCGCCCGCCGCCAAGGCGGAGGAACAGCAGGAACTGACGCCGGCCCTCGTTGCGGCGCTTGCCCAGAGCGTCGAGCCGCGTCCGGCGGCAGTGCCGTCCGGGCCGGTTGCCTCGGCTCAGCCGGCTCCGACCCAGCCTGCTGCGGCAATGGCGGCGGCTCCGATGCCGGCCCAGAAGCCCGTCGAAACGGCGTCGGCTTCTCCGAAAGTGATCCATTCCAACAAGGGCGCGCAGTTCGGCGATGGTTTTGATACGCCGCGCAGTCCGGTCTCCGCTTCGACAAGCGCGCTTCCGATCCCCGCAAAGGGCGGCCGTGCGCCCGCCTCTGCTTCGCAGACAGCAAGCGGCGGCGCGCTGACGGGCGACGTGCTGGCGAAATGGGCTCTCAACAACAATCGCGCCGGCGCGGCCGCCTCGATGAAGGCACCGCGTGTCGTCAGCCGCACCCTCAACAACGAATATTCCGCGGGCTATTCCGGCGGCGGCTTCAGGCCGGTTGCCGCAACGGTAGCGATCGATCCGAACCGTTTCAGCGGCCCGAACAACTGA
- a CDS encoding DUF2312 domain-containing protein: MSDAHGVARDQLRAFIERIERLEEEKKTIADDIKDVYGEAKGMGYDTKIMKKVIALRKKDDQERMEEDLILDTYLQALGMIEAPADQDAA, translated from the coding sequence ATGTCTGATGCTCATGGCGTCGCCCGCGACCAGCTTCGCGCATTTATCGAGCGTATCGAACGACTGGAAGAAGAAAAGAAGACCATCGCCGACGACATCAAGGATGTCTACGGCGAAGCCAAGGGCATGGGCTACGACACCAAGATCATGAAGAAGGTCATCGCCCTTCGCAAGAAGGACGATCAGGAGCGCATGGAAGAGGATCTGATCCTCGATACCTACCTCCAGGCACTCGGCATGATCGAAGCCCCAGCCGACCAGGATGCCGCCTGA
- a CDS encoding DUF1244 domain-containing protein, which produces MSELTPTELSREQQTEFEAAAFRRLVQHLRERTDVQNIDLMNLAGFCRNCLSNWYRDAANGAGIDLSKDASREIVYGMPYEDWKNLHQAEASDAQKAAFDVNKPVHG; this is translated from the coding sequence ATGAGCGAACTCACGCCTACAGAACTGAGCAGAGAACAGCAGACCGAATTCGAGGCCGCCGCCTTCCGCCGCCTCGTCCAGCACCTGCGCGAGCGCACCGACGTGCAGAATATCGACCTGATGAACCTCGCGGGCTTCTGCCGCAACTGTCTGTCGAACTGGTATCGCGATGCCGCCAACGGTGCCGGCATCGACCTCTCCAAGGACGCATCCCGCGAGATCGTCTATGGCATGCCCTACGAGGATTGGAAAAATCTGCACCAGGCGGAGGCCTCGGATGCACAAAAAGCCGCATTCGACGTGAACAAGCCCGTCCATGGCTGA